The window TAACTACATGCATTAAGTTATTGTTTCCCTGACCTCCCTGTGAGAAATGTTGCCCTTCCCCGGGTTCCCCTATTTTTGAACTATCCTCCGGATTTAATTGCCCCGCCTGGTTCCGGTGTTCTATTGACGGTTTGTTTACACCCATAAGCCACGGTTCTGTCATTAGTAAACCTGTGACCGCTTCAATTAGTATTAAAACAGAGGTAATCAAACCAATCCACAAATGTAATT is drawn from Desulforamulus ruminis DSM 2154 and contains these coding sequences:
- a CDS encoding PepSY domain-containing protein, with amino-acid sequence MFRRKKVRINRQLHLWIGLITSVLILIEAVTGLLMTEPWLMGVNKPSIEHRNQAGQLNPEDSSKIGEPGEGQHFSQGGQGNNNLMHVVKNLHAGRIGNTDVSILLDVVAIGMIILTITGIILSVRTLRAQSKQRRKKYWK